The region CCGTCTCCAGCGACCAGTTGCCGTTGGGGTCGATGCGCAGCGGCGCATCGGGGAAGGCTTTTTTCAGCGCCTTGATGCAGGCGACTTCATGTTCCGGATCGAGTGCGCCGGCCTTGAGCTTGATGCTCTTGAAACCGTTTTCATCGATCATCCGGCGCGCCTGGGCGACGATCTGCTCCTCGCTCAGCGCCTCGCCCCAGCTATCCGGCTCATAAGGGCTGTCGATGTGCTCCGCATACTTGAAAAACAGATAGGCGCTGAACGGAATCTCGGTGCGCACCGCGCCGCCCAGCAAGTCGACCAGCGGCACGTTGAGGTAACGCGCCTGAGCATCGAGCAAGGCGACTTCGAATGCTGAGTAGGCATTACTCACGGCTTTACTGGCATGCGAACCGGGCGCCAGTTCGGCGCCACTATTTCCTGCCGGCGCCATGCCTGCAACAGTGGATTTGACGATGGCACGCAGGCGATTGAGGTTGAACGGATCGAGGCCGATCAGTTGCGTTTTTACCTTGTCCAGCACGGCCAGCGCTGCGGCGTCGCCGTAGCTTTCGCCGAGGCCGAAGTGACCGTTGTCGGTTTCCACTTCGATGATGGAACGCAAGGCGTAGGGCTCGTGGATGCCGCTGGCGTTGAGCAGAGGTGCATCCTTGAATGCAATCGGTGTGACGGTGACGCGGGTGATTTTCATGTCTTTTTCCGGGTATCAGCAATGAGTTATTTGTTGCCGGCGATCGCTGCGGAGTGCGCCGTGGTGCGGGCAAAGAACACCACAATCGCCGCCACCACGGAAGTCGCCGCCAGGGCATACAGGCCGCCCTGGATCGAGCCGGTTTTCTGCTCGAGGAAGCCGAAGGTCGTCGGCGCGACAAAGCCGCCGAGGTTGCCGAGCGAGTTGATCAGCGCGATCACCGCGGCAGCGATGCGCGCGTCGAGATACGACTGCGGGATCGGCCAGAACAGCGAGGAAGCCGCCTTGAATCCCACCGCCGCAAAACAGATCGAGACGAACGCGAACACCGGTCCGCCGAAGGTCGACACATACATGCCGATGGCCGCGATAATCAGCGCCGCCGCGGCCCAGGCTTGCTGGAACTTGAAGCGCGCCGCCAGGCTGGCGAACAGGTACATGGCGATGATCGAGATGATCCACGGGATCGAGTTGAACAGGCCGACCTGGAAGTCCGAATACGCGCCCATCTTGCGAATGATGCTGGGCAGCCAGAAGGTCGCGCCGTAGATGGTCAGCGAGATCGAAAAATAGATGAAGCAGAAGATCACGATCTGGCTGTCGCGCAGCAGCGTCCAGGCGGAGATGTGAGCGGGCTTCGTCTTCTCGCGCTCGGCCTGTTCGGCGGCGATGGCGTTGCCGATGAGATCGCGTTCGCTCTGCGTCAGCCACTTGGCGTCAGCCGGTCGCGAGTCGAGCCAGAACCAGACGAAGCCGCACAGCGCCACCGACGCCAGGCCTTCAATGATGAACATCCATTGCCAGCCGTGCAGGCCGCCGCCTTCGATCTGCAGCAGCGCACCGGAAATCGGTCCCGACAGGATCGACGCCAGCGCGGAGCCGCTCAGGAAGATCGCCATCGCCTTGCCGCGCTCGCCGTTGGGCAGCCATTGCGTGAAGTAATAGATCACGCCGGGGAAGAAGCCGGCTTCCGCCACGCCGAGCAGGAAGCGCAGCACGTAGAACGACGTCTCGCCCTGCACGAAGGCCATTGCGGTGGCGGCGATACCCCAGGTCAGCATGATGCGCGTGAGCCAGGCTTTGGCGCCGTACTTTTGCAGCAGCATGTTGGACGGCACTTCAAAGATGGCGTAGCCGACGAAGAACAAGCCCGCGCCCAGACCGTACGCGGCGGTGCCGATTCCGATGTCGGCGGCCAGGTGCGTGCGCACGAAGCCGATGTTGACGCGGTCGATGTAATTGACGATGAACATGATCACGAACAGCGGCAACACACGCTGCTTGATCCTGGATACCGCCCTGTCGAGCGGCGACAATGCCCGCCCTGCTGCCTGCGCTGTAGTCACTGCTTGTCTCCTGCGGTTTTTATCGAAGAAAGAGCGTTTCCCTTTCAATCAAAACATTAAAACACTAATATATTAGTGTGTCAATGCGATCCAATTGCTTTATCATGCCGATAACAAAGGAGATTGCGCGGCTATCGTGCCTTATCTTTTGCATGCTTGTCGCCATCGGTCCGGATATCTCCCCGTTGATCGACATGCGTAGCGCTCCGATTTCTTTCCACTTATTGTTTTCGACGTACCGGATTCCGATTGCCATGAATAGCCTTTCGCCAGTGCCGCAACATCAGCTCGACCGCTCGCGCCATGCCGCGCCGCAGGTATTCGAACGCCTGCGCGAAGCCATCATCACGATGCAGCTAACGCCCGGCACCGTCCTCTCGCGCGCCGAGCTGGCCTTGCAGTTCGGCCTGAGCCAGACGCCGATACGCGACGCCCTGATGAAGCTGGGTGAAGAAGGCCTGGTGGATATTTTTCCGCAGCATGCGACCGTGGTGCGCGCGGTGGATATTGCGATGGCGCGGCAGGCGCATTTCCTGCGCCGTTCGATTGAACTGGAAATCGTCCATACCCTGGCGGCCGCGCCCAACCCGGCCCTGATTGCCCGGCTGCGGGCCAGCATCGCGAAGCAAACGCTGCTGGCCGACAGCGAGGATTACAGCGAATTCGTCGAAGCCGATCAGGCCTTCCATCGCCAGATGTACGAAGCCGCGAACATCCCCGATCTGTGGACCATGGTACGCCGGCACAGCGGCCACCTGGACCGGCTGCGCGCGCTGCACGTGCCGATTCCCGGCAAGGCGCGCGCGGTGCTGCGCGATCACGCCGCGATCGTCGAGGCTATCGCGGCAGGCGATCCGGTTGCCGCGCAGGAGGCCTTGCGCGCGCATCTGTCCAATACCCTGTCGCATCTGGACGATATCCGGGAGCGCTTTCCGCATTACCTGAAAGATTGAGACCGAAGAGTTTTACTGCGGGAGATGAGCTGCGTTACACGACGGCGGAGAACTTGCGGCCCTCCGTCAGCATGAGATGGAAATCCGCAGCCGGGACCGGACGCGAGAACAGGTAGCCTTGCAATTCGTTGCAGCCGGCCTCCTTGAGGAAATTGAACTGCGCCATGTTCTCCACGCCTTCGGCGATGACCTTGTGGCGCAACTGCTTGGCGATGCCGATGATGGCGCTGGCGATGGCGCAATCGTTGGTGTCGCCGGGGATGCCGGTGGTGAATGAACGGTCGATCTTGAGCGTGTTGATCGGAAAACGCTTGAGGTAGGACAGGCTCGAATAGCCGGTGCCGAAATCGTCGAGCGAAATCGTCACGCCGAGCAGGCAGACTTTCTCCATGATTGAAATCACGCGATCGGTGCTGTGCATCAGCATGCTTTCGGTGATCTCCAGCTCCAGCCATTCGCCGGTCAACTGATGGCGGCTCAGCGCCGCCCTGACGCGGTCCGGCAACGACCGCGTGAATTCGCGCGCCGTCACGTTGATGGCGATGCGGATCGGCTCCAGGCCGGCTTCCTTCCACTGGCGTGCCTGCGCGCACGCGGCTTCGAGCACCCAGTCGCTGAGCTGGACGATAAGGCCGGTCTCTTCCGCAATCGGGATGAAGTCGCCCGGCGCCAGCAGGCCGCGCTCGGGATGCTGCCAGCGCACCAGCGCTTCGGCGCCGGTGATGTGGCCTTGGGCGAAGTCGATCTTGGGCTGGTAGTACAGCAGCAATTCGTTGTACTCGAAGGCGTGCAGCAAGCCGGTTTCGATGCGCAGCAAATCCAGCGTGTTGCGGTTCATCTCTTCGCTGTAGTACGCGTAGCCGCCTTCATTGTTTTCACCACCTTGCTTGGCGCGGTACATGGCGATGTCGGCCAGGCGCAGCAGGGTTTCGGTGTCGGCGGCGTCTTGCGGATACATGCTGATGCCGATGCTGGCGCCGACGCGCAGTTCATGGCCGTCGATGAAGAACGGTTCGTCGAACAGCGCGATCAGTTTTTGTGCGACGAAGCCGGCGTGGTAATCCTTGTCGATGTCGAACAGCGCGATGGCGAATTCATCGGCGCCCAGGCGCGCCACCACATCTTCATCGCGCAAGGCCTTGCGCAGGCGGATGGCGACTTCGACCAGCAGCATGTCGCCGGCGACATGGCCGAGCGTGTCGTTGATCGGCTTGAAGCGGTTCAGGTCGATGAACATGATGCAGCCGTAGATATTGTCCTGCTGCGCGGCCAGCAGCGCCTGATCGACCGTGCGCGTGAGCAGCGTGCGGTTGGGCAGGCCGGTCAGCGAGTCGTAATACGCCAGGTGATGGATCAGCTTTTCTGCGTTCTTGCGTTCGGTGATGTCGTTGAGGTAGCCGATCATGCCGATCGGCTGGCCGTGCTGGTCGCGCATGACCGACAGCGACAAGCTGGCCCAGAAGGCTTCGCCCGACTTCTTGCGGCGGCGCACTTCCATCTCGCGCCCGCCCTGTGCCAGGAACACGTCGTTGAGCGAGGTGTCATCCTCGTCTTCGTTCTCATACAGGAACAACACGTTGCGGCCGATCGCCTCGATCGCGGTATAGCCGAATAATTGCTCGGCGCCGCGATTCCAGCTGGTGATGAAACCGGCCTGGTCCATCGTGATCACCGACTCGTGCATCTGATTGAGGATCTGCGCCTGCTGCTCGAGCTTGGATTCGATCTGGTCGAGGGCGCGGCTGCGCTTTTCGGTGTCGGCGCGATTTTGCAGCAGGCGGCCGGTCAGCGCGGCAAACGACGCCAGGCGCCCTGCTTCGGCTTCAGTGTAGCTATCGGCGGGCTCGGGAAAGATGTAGTGACCATAGCTCAGGCCCTCGTGCGCCACCGACTGCATCAGCTGCTGCGTATCGAGCGCATTGGCGATGTCGGAAAAATAACGGCCGCCCGGGCGGCCGAGGAAACTCGATACGATATTGCTTAACGCCTCATGCAACGCAATGCCTTCGAGGCCCAGCACCGCATCAAGCAGTGCCGAGCAGCAGGCCAGATCGTTGCTGCTGAGCGTGGCGATCATCGCGTCAAGCCTCGTGACTGACTTTGGAAGCCCAGCGGTAGGCCTGGATCAGTGCGCGGCAATAGCCTTCGGGAGTAACGCCGGCCGCTGCCAGATCGGTATGGCGCAAGGGAATGCGACCGTATTCGGCGCGCTCCACCACGTCCAGCAGACGACCGAGGCGACCGCGGCGCTGCATCAGCGCGTCGACGATGTCCTGCGGCAGTTTGAGCGGCTCGATGATGAGTCGCAGCGGCATGGCCAGCAATACGTCGAGCAGCGAGAACATGCCGACGATGAAAGCACGGTCCTGCTCGTCGCGGTCGCCGTCGATCTGGTGACACATGGCCTCCATCATGGCGGCGCGTGCAGCAGCGCGCGGCAGCAGCGGATTGGCCGATTCGTCGCCGGGGAAGCGTGCATACAGCAGCAGCTGCAGCCAGCGTTGCAGCTGGCGGCGGCCCAGCAGGTTGATGGCCTGGGTGAAATTGGTGATGTGCGCCGAGAAGCCGAACGCCGCCGAACTGACCAGCTTGAACAACTGGTACGACAAGGCCGGATCCTGCTTGAGCAAGCCTTCCAGCGCAGGGGCATCGGCATCGTGCGAGACCAGCTCCAGCAGTTTCACCAGGCGGCCGCGCGAAATCGCATCCTTTTGCGCGACGTTCGATGACGGCAGCAACGGATATTCACCGCTGAACCAGCGGAAGCCTTCGGCCCGGCAGGCATCGAAGCTGACCGGATCGGGCACGTTTTCGGCCAGATGAGGACCGCGCATGCGCGTGAGCCAGGCACTCGCGTCAGCGGGAATGCCGGCGCTGCAATCAAGCGACAGCGATTCGATGAAATCTGGGAACAAGGCCGTGCGCGGCGGAATGCCGTCGGCGATCAGACCGTAGCCCATTTTCGTGAGGCGTTCCAGCAACGGTTGTCGCGCCGGATCGGCGCAATATTCGACCGGCACGCGCAAGATCAGCTGGGTGTCCTTGGGCGGCGCCCCGAACTCGCCGGCGAATTTGTCGGGATTCGGAACCGTGAGGATGCACGAAAGCCGGCCGAGCGCTTCGCCGAGGCCGAATTCGTTGAAAAGTCGGGAAAACAGGTCACAACCGTTCTCATCGAACGGTGACACATGCAACGATAGCGCCGTCCACAGGTAATGGACGTCTGCAACGGGCTGTAGAAAAACGAGAGGAAAAGGGATGCTTTTATCCTGGACAGCCATTTTGTGTGTGGATTGCGGGGAGCAACCGCAATATTTCTAATTAGTTATGAAAAATAAATAAGCAAGTTTCCGAAAAGAATTCTTATCTAAATCCAAATATTTACCAAATATACCTGAGAAAACTGGACTTGCCTAAATGTTCATTCAAACAGGAACATTTCCTGCAAATCGTTCAGGAAACGGCGTCCCAGCTCGGTCGGACGGATGATGGCGTGGTCGCGATACAGCAGGCCTTTCTTCTCCGCGTCATTGAGCGCGGCGTCGATGGCGTTGATGCTCATGCCGGTGCGCTCATTGAACAGGTTGACGGGAAAACCGTCTTCCAGACGCAGCGCATTGAGCATGAACTCGAAGCCCAGCGCATCGCGGCCGATTTCGCCCTCTTCCTGGATCGCGTTGCCGGTGCGCATTTTTTCCATATAAGTCTGTGGATGCTTGTGGCGCGCCTGGCGCACGATGCGGTGCGGGAACGACAACTTGGAATGCGCCCCGGCGCCAATACCGAGGTAGTCGCCGAACTGCCAGTAATTGAGATTGTGGCGCGCCTGGCGCTTCGGCCTGGCGTAGGCCGACACTTCATAGTGCTGATAGCCGGCGGCGCCGGTCAGCTCGGTGATCATGTCCTGCATGTCTGCGCTGGCGTCGTCGTCCGGCACCTGCGGCGGGTATTTGGCGAACAGCGTGTTCGGCTCCAGCGTCAGGTGGTACAGCGACAGGTGCGGCGGCGCGCAGTCGATGGCGGTCCGGATGTCGCGGCGCGCCTCTTCCACGCTCTGCGACGGCAAGGCGTACATCAGGTCGAGGTTGAAGTTGTCGAAATTGGCGTGTGCGATCTCGACCGCCTTGCGCGCCTGGTCGCCGTCATGGATGCGGCCGAGCGCGGCCAGGTGCGCCGTGTTGAAGCTCTGGATGCCGATCGACAGGCGGTTGATGCCGCTGGCCCGGTAGGACTTGAATTTCTCGGCTTCGAAGGTGCCCGGGTTGGCTTCCATCGTGATTTCGATGTCGATGTCCAGCGGCAGCAAGGTGCGGATATCCGACAGCAGACGGTCGAGCCCGGCCGCCGACAGCAGGCTGGGTGTGCCGCCGCCGATGAAAACGGAGTAGATCTTGCGGCCCCAGATCAGCGGCAGCGCCGACTCGAGGTCGGCGCGCAAGGCGTCCAGGTAACTATCTTCGGGAAAGCTGCCCTTGACTTCATGCGAATTGAAATCGCAATAGGGGCACTTTTTCACGCACCACGGGAAATGCACGTACAGCGACAACGGCGGCAGGGCCGACAATTGCAGGCTGCCCGGCTTGAGAAAGGCCAGCGCGGCCTGGGCCGGGCCGCCCTGCTGTGCGGACTGTCCCGACAGCGACGGCAGATTCACGCTGACCGGCTTGATCGGAATGATCATCGCAGCTTCTCTACCAGCGCGCGCAAAGCCTGGCCGCGATGCGAGTGGGCGTTCTTTTCGGCACTGCTCAGTTCGGCGGCGGTGCGGTTCAGCGCCGGCAGCCAGAAATACGGGTCGTAGCCGAAACCGCCGGCGCCGCGCGCTTCCTCGACGATTTCACCGTGCCAGGAACCGTCGGCGATGACCGGTTGCGGATCGTCGGCGTGGCGCACGTAGACCAGCACACAGTAGTAATAAGCCGATTTGTCGTCGTGACCGGCCAGGTCGGCGATCAGCTTGGCGTTGTTGGCGGCGTCCGACTTCGGCTCGCCGGCGTAGCGCGCGGACCATACGCCGGGCGCACCGCCCAGGGCGTTGACGCAAACGCCGGAATCGTCAGCCAGCGCCGGCAGGCCGGTCAGGCGCGAGGCATGGCGCGCCTTGGCCAGCGCGTTTTCAACGAAGGTGGCGAAGGGCTCTTCGGCTTCGGGCACATCGAACTCGCCTTGCGGACGCACGTCCAGGCCGATTTCGCCGAGCAAGGAGCCGAATTCGCGGAGTTTTCCGGGGTTGTTGGAGGCGAGGACGATTTTTTGGGTCATGACGATTGAATGGCGGGAAATAGCAAGAGATCAAGTAAAAACGCCATGCCCGCAGGGCGCGGACATGGCATAGCGGGATTGTAAAAGGATTTGGGCACGGCTGCTGGCCGGGCGTCCTTTTTTTGCGCAAGACGATGGTGCGTCGTTACTTGACCAGGCCCAGCGTTTCTTTCTGCAAGGCAAGCAACTCCTTGATGCCCTTGTCGGCGATGTCGAGCAGACTGTTGAGGGTGGCGCGATCGAAGGCGGCGCCTTCGGCGGTGCCCTGCACTTCGACGAAATGGCCGGCATCGGTCATGACGACGTTCATGTCGGTGTCGCAGTCGGAGTCTTCCACGTAATCCAGGTCCAGCACCGGCACGCCGCGATAGACGCCGACCGAAATCGCCGCGACGAAATGCTTGACCGGGATGGCGCTGATCAGGCCGCGGCCCTGCAGCACGGAAAACGCGTCATAGGCGGCGACCATGGCGCCGGTAATGGCTGCGGTGCGGGTGCCGCCGTCGGCTTGCAGGACGTCGCAGTCGAGGTGTAGCGTACGCTCGCCGAAGGCTTCCAGGTCAAATGCGGCGCGCAGGGCGCGACCGATCAGGCGCTGGATT is a window of Herbaspirillum hiltneri N3 DNA encoding:
- a CDS encoding glucarate dehydratase family protein, coding for MKITRVTVTPIAFKDAPLLNASGIHEPYALRSIIEVETDNGHFGLGESYGDAAALAVLDKVKTQLIGLDPFNLNRLRAIVKSTVAGMAPAGNSGAELAPGSHASKAVSNAYSAFEVALLDAQARYLNVPLVDLLGGAVRTEIPFSAYLFFKYAEHIDSPYEPDSWGEALSEEQIVAQARRMIDENGFKSIKLKAGALDPEHEVACIKALKKAFPDAPLRIDPNGNWSLETAVRMAELLGDDLQYYEDPTPGLEGMAELHRRTGLPLATNMVVTDFDEFRRSVAQNSVQIVLADHHYWGGLRDTQMLALMCDTFGLGVSMHSNSHLGISLMAMSHVAAAVPNLSYACDTHYPWQEADEEVIKGGKLSIRNGCVGITRAPGLGVELDRDQLAKLHDLYLSCGIRSRDDVRQMRKYKPDWKTVKPRF
- a CDS encoding MFS transporter, with the protein product MTTAQAAGRALSPLDRAVSRIKQRVLPLFVIMFIVNYIDRVNIGFVRTHLAADIGIGTAAYGLGAGLFFVGYAIFEVPSNMLLQKYGAKAWLTRIMLTWGIAATAMAFVQGETSFYVLRFLLGVAEAGFFPGVIYYFTQWLPNGERGKAMAIFLSGSALASILSGPISGALLQIEGGGLHGWQWMFIIEGLASVALCGFVWFWLDSRPADAKWLTQSERDLIGNAIAAEQAEREKTKPAHISAWTLLRDSQIVIFCFIYFSISLTIYGATFWLPSIIRKMGAYSDFQVGLFNSIPWIISIIAMYLFASLAARFKFQQAWAAAALIIAAIGMYVSTFGGPVFAFVSICFAAVGFKAASSLFWPIPQSYLDARIAAAVIALINSLGNLGGFVAPTTFGFLEQKTGSIQGGLYALAATSVVAAIVVFFARTTAHSAAIAGNK
- a CDS encoding GntR family transcriptional regulator, giving the protein MNSLSPVPQHQLDRSRHAAPQVFERLREAIITMQLTPGTVLSRAELALQFGLSQTPIRDALMKLGEEGLVDIFPQHATVVRAVDIAMARQAHFLRRSIELEIVHTLAAAPNPALIARLRASIAKQTLLADSEDYSEFVEADQAFHRQMYEAANIPDLWTMVRRHSGHLDRLRALHVPIPGKARAVLRDHAAIVEAIAAGDPVAAQEALRAHLSNTLSHLDDIRERFPHYLKD
- a CDS encoding putative bifunctional diguanylate cyclase/phosphodiesterase encodes the protein MIATLSSNDLACCSALLDAVLGLEGIALHEALSNIVSSFLGRPGGRYFSDIANALDTQQLMQSVAHEGLSYGHYIFPEPADSYTEAEAGRLASFAALTGRLLQNRADTEKRSRALDQIESKLEQQAQILNQMHESVITMDQAGFITSWNRGAEQLFGYTAIEAIGRNVLFLYENEDEDDTSLNDVFLAQGGREMEVRRRKKSGEAFWASLSLSVMRDQHGQPIGMIGYLNDITERKNAEKLIHHLAYYDSLTGLPNRTLLTRTVDQALLAAQQDNIYGCIMFIDLNRFKPINDTLGHVAGDMLLVEVAIRLRKALRDEDVVARLGADEFAIALFDIDKDYHAGFVAQKLIALFDEPFFIDGHELRVGASIGISMYPQDAADTETLLRLADIAMYRAKQGGENNEGGYAYYSEEMNRNTLDLLRIETGLLHAFEYNELLLYYQPKIDFAQGHITGAEALVRWQHPERGLLAPGDFIPIAEETGLIVQLSDWVLEAACAQARQWKEAGLEPIRIAINVTAREFTRSLPDRVRAALSRHQLTGEWLELEITESMLMHSTDRVISIMEKVCLLGVTISLDDFGTGYSSLSYLKRFPINTLKIDRSFTTGIPGDTNDCAIASAIIGIAKQLRHKVIAEGVENMAQFNFLKEAGCNELQGYLFSRPVPAADFHLMLTEGRKFSAVV
- a CDS encoding HDOD domain-containing protein, with the protein product MAVQDKSIPFPLVFLQPVADVHYLWTALSLHVSPFDENGCDLFSRLFNEFGLGEALGRLSCILTVPNPDKFAGEFGAPPKDTQLILRVPVEYCADPARQPLLERLTKMGYGLIADGIPPRTALFPDFIESLSLDCSAGIPADASAWLTRMRGPHLAENVPDPVSFDACRAEGFRWFSGEYPLLPSSNVAQKDAISRGRLVKLLELVSHDADAPALEGLLKQDPALSYQLFKLVSSAAFGFSAHITNFTQAINLLGRRQLQRWLQLLLYARFPGDESANPLLPRAAARAAMMEAMCHQIDGDRDEQDRAFIVGMFSLLDVLLAMPLRLIIEPLKLPQDIVDALMQRRGRLGRLLDVVERAEYGRIPLRHTDLAAAGVTPEGYCRALIQAYRWASKVSHEA
- the hemW gene encoding radical SAM family heme chaperone HemW, whose translation is MIIPIKPVSVNLPSLSGQSAQQGGPAQAALAFLKPGSLQLSALPPLSLYVHFPWCVKKCPYCDFNSHEVKGSFPEDSYLDALRADLESALPLIWGRKIYSVFIGGGTPSLLSAAGLDRLLSDIRTLLPLDIDIEITMEANPGTFEAEKFKSYRASGINRLSIGIQSFNTAHLAALGRIHDGDQARKAVEIAHANFDNFNLDLMYALPSQSVEEARRDIRTAIDCAPPHLSLYHLTLEPNTLFAKYPPQVPDDDASADMQDMITELTGAAGYQHYEVSAYARPKRQARHNLNYWQFGDYLGIGAGAHSKLSFPHRIVRQARHKHPQTYMEKMRTGNAIQEEGEIGRDALGFEFMLNALRLEDGFPVNLFNERTGMSINAIDAALNDAEKKGLLYRDHAIIRPTELGRRFLNDLQEMFLFE
- the rdgB gene encoding RdgB/HAM1 family non-canonical purine NTP pyrophosphatase; the encoded protein is MTQKIVLASNNPGKLREFGSLLGEIGLDVRPQGEFDVPEAEEPFATFVENALAKARHASRLTGLPALADDSGVCVNALGGAPGVWSARYAGEPKSDAANNAKLIADLAGHDDKSAYYYCVLVYVRHADDPQPVIADGSWHGEIVEEARGAGGFGYDPYFWLPALNRTAAELSSAEKNAHSHRGQALRALVEKLR
- the rph gene encoding ribonuclease PH, with the protein product MTAFQRPSGRATADLRTVRLTRHYTKHAEGSVLVEFGDTRVLCTASIEEKVPGFLKGKGQGWMTAEYGMLPRSTHTRMDREAAKGKQSGRTQEIQRLIGRALRAAFDLEAFGERTLHLDCDVLQADGGTRTAAITGAMVAAYDAFSVLQGRGLISAIPVKHFVAAISVGVYRGVPVLDLDYVEDSDCDTDMNVVMTDAGHFVEVQGTAEGAAFDRATLNSLLDIADKGIKELLALQKETLGLVK